The proteins below are encoded in one region of Triticum aestivum cultivar Chinese Spring chromosome 1B, IWGSC CS RefSeq v2.1, whole genome shotgun sequence:
- the LOC123134096 gene encoding phospholipase A1-II 7, with protein sequence MSFLPIPLPIVGDIASKLQDQEKPRGSGTTSAAAPIVGTVASRWRELHGENSWKGLLDPLDLHLRATIISYGEMVQATYDGFNTERRSPHCGACFYGHDDLLAGVGVPHHGNNYQVTKFVYATSSLPLPESFLLLPLPSLPDVWSRESNWMGYVAVATDEGAAALGRRDIVVAWRGTIKNLEWVNDLDFTPVSAAPVLGSKASQNRLAVVHRGFLSVYTSSNKSSEFTKTSAKDQVLKEVRRLVELYKDEEVSITVCGHSLGASLATLNAVDLVSSDVNKPESSTKSFPVTAIVFASPHVGDRFFRSAFTSFPDLKALHVQNAGDIVPMYPPLGYVDVAVELTIRTIRSPYMRMPATVLTLHNLECYLHGVAGEQGSAGGFKLEVERDVALVNKGADALTNEHPVPAEWWVPKHKFMVKGKDGRWTLQDFKHI encoded by the exons ATGTCGTTCCTCCCGATCCCATTGCCAATCGTTGGAGACATAGCCAGCAAGCTGCAAGACCAAGAGAAACCGCGTGGCAGCGGCACGACGTCGGCGGCGGCGCCTATCGTCGGCACCGTGGCCAGCAGGTGGCGCGAGCTCCACGGTGAGAACTCGTGGAAGGGCCTCCTGGACCCTCTGGACCTGCACCTCCGCGCCACCATCATCTCCTACGGCGAGATGGTGCAGGCCACCTACGACGGGTTCAACACGGAGAGGCGCTCCCCGCACTGCGGCGCGTGCTTCTACGGCCACGACGACCTACTGGCAGGCGTGGGGGTGCCTCACCACGGCAATAACTACCAGGTCACCAAGTTCGTCTACGCCACTTCGTCGCTGCCACTCCCCGAGTccttcctcctgctgccgctcccgtCGCTGCCGGACGTCTGGAGCCGAGAGTCCAACTGGATGGGGTACGTGGCCGTGGCCACGGACGAGGGCGCCGCCGCGCTTGGGAGGCGCGACATCGTCGTGGCGTGGCGCGGCACCATCAAGAACCTGGAGTGGGTCAACGACCTCGACTTCACGCCCGTGTCCGCCGCGCCCGTGCTGGGCTCCAAGGCGAGCCAGAACCGCCTTGCCGTCGTGCACCGAGGGTTCCTTTCCGTGTACACATCAAGCAACAAGAGCTCCGAGTTCACCAAAACCAGCGCCAAAGATCAG GTTCTCAAGGAGGTCAGGAGGCTTGTGGAGTTGTACAAGGACGAGGAGGTCAGCATCACCGTTTGCGGCCATAGCCTCGGTGCGTCGCTCGCCACCCTCAACGCCGTTGACTTGGTGTCTAGCGATGTCAACAAACCCGAGAGCTCCACTAAATCATTCCCTGTGACTGCTATCGTGTTCGCAAGCCCGCATGTCGGGGACCGCTTCTTTAGGTCGGCGTTCACCTCATTCCCAGACCTGAAGGCACTTCATGTGCAGAATGCTGGCGATATTGTGCCTATGTACCCACCTTTGGGATATGTGGATGTGGCCGTGGAGCTGACCATAAGAACAATCCGATCTCCGTACATGCGTATGCCGGCCACGGTGCTGACACTCCACAATCTCGAGTGCTACCTACATGGAGTGGCCGGGGAACAAGGCAGCGCCGGAGGGTTCAAGCTAGAGGTGGAACGTGATGTGGCTTTGGTGAACAAGGGTGCCGATGCGCTCACAAATGAGCACCCAGTGCCGGCAGAGTGGTGGGTTCCTAAACACAAGTTCATGGTCAAGGGAAAAGATGGACGATGGACACTCCAAGACTTCAAGCACATCTGA